A genomic region of Anopheles coustani chromosome 3, idAnoCousDA_361_x.2, whole genome shotgun sequence contains the following coding sequences:
- the LOC131272587 gene encoding beta-catenin-like protein 1, which yields MDIGELLSFKPEQTPKRPSDFERENQDDDDADNSPDPSSRSQPPQKARRSEQATGVRGKPSLPAKEPQITEQERLDILKFVETEEPDGDVLDDSGLKKMLLLFEKRVLKNQEMRIKFPESAEKFMESEIELNDAIQEMHAVATVPDLYPLLVDLNGVASLLELLSHQNSDISVAVVDLLQELTDVDILHESMDGAETLIEALRKQQAAGLLVQNLERLDESVKEEADGVHNTLAIFENLIEIKSDIANEVAAQGLLQWILKRLRAKMPFDANKLYCSEILSILVQDTNENRILLGNIDGIDVLLQQLAAYKRHDPSSAEEQEFMENLFNSLCSALMAKENREKFLKGEGLQLMNLMLREKKLSRNGSLKVLDHAMSGPDGRDNCNKFVDILGLRTIFPLFMKTPKRNKKRLLSTDEHEEHIVSIIASMLRNCKGSQRQRLLAKFTENDYEKVERIMELHRKYLDKVEAMDREIDQQMRADDEEQDDDMTYVKRLSGGLFTLQLVDYIILEISCTDVVKQRVVKILNLHNGSMKMIRNVMREFAGNLGDAGDSDWREQEQSHILQLIDRF from the exons ATGGATATAGGAGAATTGTTATCGTTCAAG CCCGAGCAAACACCGAAGCGTCCGTCTGAtttcgaaagggaaaaccagGATGACGACGATGCCGATAACTCACCCGATCCGTCGTCTCGGAGTCAACCGCCCCAAAAGGCACGTCGATCGGAGCAGGCCACAGGTGTACGGGGCAAGCCGAGCCTACCGGCGAAGGAACCGCAGATAACCGAACAGGAGCGGCTGGACATTCTCAAGTTTGTCGAGACGGAAGAACCGGATGGCGACGTACTCGACGATAGTGGATTGAAGAAAATGCTACTGCTGTTCGAGAAGCGTGTGTTGAAAAACCAAGAGATGCGCATCAAGTTCCCGGAGAGTGCGGAAAAGTTTATGGAAAGTGAAATCGAACTAAACGACGCTATCCAGGAGATGCACGCGGTCGCCACCGTGCCCGATCTCTACCCGTTGCTGGTCGATCTGAACGGCGTAGCTAGCTTGCTGGAGCTGCTGTCGCATCAAAATTCCGACATCAGCGTTGCGGTGGTAGACCTGCTGCAGGAGCTAACCGACGTGGACATCCTGCACGAAAGCATGGACGGAGCGGAAACGCTAATCGAAGCCCTCCGGAAGCAGCAGGCGGCCGGGCTGCTGGTGCAGAATCTCGAGCGGCTTGATGAGTCGGTAAAGGAGGAAGCAGACGGGGTGCACAACACGCTGGCCATATTCGAGAACCTGATCGAAATCAAGTCGGACATCGCGAATGAGGTGGCCGCACAGGGATTGCTGCAGTGGATATTGAAGCGCCTGCGCGCCAAGATGCCATTCGATGCCAACAAATTGTACTGCAGTGAGATCCTCTCGATTTTGGTGCAGGACACGAACGAGAACCGCATCCTGCTGGGAAACATCGATGGTATCGATGTGCTGCTGCAACAGCTGGCCGCCTATAAGCGGCACGATCCGAGCTCGGCCGAAGAGCAGGAGTTCATGGAGAACCTCTTCAACAGCCTCTGCTCGGCGCTGATGGCGAAGGAAAATCGCGAAAAGTTTCTGAAAGGCGAGGGCCTTCAGCTGATGAATTTGATGCTCCGCGAGAAGAAGCTGTCGCGCAACGGCTCGCTTAAGGTGCTTGATCACGCAATGTCCGGACCGGACGGGCGCGACAACTGCAACAAGTTCGTCGACATACTCGGACTCCGCACGATCTTTCCACTGTTCATGAAGACACcgaaacggaacaaaaaacggctcCTCAGCACGGACGAGCACGAGGAGCACATCGTGTCGATCATTGCCAGCATGCTGCGCAACTGCAAAGGATCCCAGCGGCAACGGTTGCTGGCCAAGTTTACCGAAAACGACTACGAAAAGGTCGAACGGATAATGGAGTTGCACCGCAAGTACCTGGACAAGGTGGAGGCAATGGATCGTGAAATTGATCAGCAAATG CGCGCCGATGACGAGGAACAGGATGACGACATGACTTACGTGAAGCGCCTCTCTGGTGGCCTGTTTACGCTCCAGCTGGTCGATTACATTATCCTCGAGATCAGCTGTACCGATGTGGTGAAGCAGCGCGTGGTTAAGATACTGAATCTGCACAACGGTTCCATGAAAATGATCCGCAATGTGATGCGGGAGTTCGCTGGCAACTTGGGCGACGCGGGGGATAGCGATTGGCGCGAACAGGAACAATCGCACATACTGCAGCTGATCGATCGATTCTAG
- the LOC131258963 gene encoding acetylcholinesterase: MEIRGLLMGRLRLGGRRVAPLLSLCTLALLAPSLLVPVVHGRHHELNNGAGSLGSHQLSAAGGVGGVGLSSSQPADSISAAAGAGAEEDVGRIAALSKDADAFFTPYIGHGESVRIIDPELGTLEREHVHGGATPRRRGLTRRESNSDANDNDPLVVNTDKGRIRGFTAEAPSGKKVDVWLGIPYAQPPVGPLRFRHPRPAEKWTGVLNTTTPPNSCVQIVDTVFGDFPGATMWNPNTPLSEDCLYINVVAPRPRPKNAAVMLWIFGGGFYSGTATLDVYDHRALASEENVIVVSLQYRVASLGFLFLGTPEAPGNAGLFDQNLALRWVRDNIHKFGGDPARVTLFGESAGAVSVSLHLLSALSRDLFQRAILQSGSPTAPWALVSREEATLRAIRLAEAVGCPHDASKLSEAVECLRGKDPHVLVNNEWGTLGICEFPFVPVVDGAFLDETPQRSLASGRFKKTDILTGSNTEEGYYFIIYYLTELLRKEEGVTVSREEFLQAVRELNPYVNGAARQAIVFEYTDWTEPDNPNSNRDALDKMVGDYHFTCNVNEFAQRYAEEGNNVYMYLYTHRSKGNPWPRWTGVMHGDEINYVFGEPLNPTLGYTDDEKDFSRKIMRYWSNFAKTGNPNPSQLSTDYPEWPKHTAHGRHYLELGLNTSFVGRGPRLRQCAFWKKYLPQLVAATSNLQVATPPSAPCESSAFLYRPDLIVLIVSLLSAAAFTYTQ, from the exons ATGGAGATCCGAGGGCTCCTGATGGGCAGGCTGCGGTTAGGTGGCCGCCGGGTGGCGCCTCTGCTGAGTCTGTGCACCCTCGCCCTGCTCGCCCCATCCCTGCTGGTGCCGGTGGTCCACGGACGGCACCACGAGCTCAACAATGGCGCCGGCTCGCTCGGATCGCATCAGCTGTCGGCGGCCGGAGGCGTTGGCGGCGTGGGCCTGTCCTCGTCCCAGCCCGCCGACTCGATCTCGGCTGCCGCCGGCGCGGGGGCCGAGGAGGACGTGGGCCGGATTGCTGCCCTCAGCAAAGACGCAG ATGCATTTTTTACACCATATATAGGTCACGGTGAGTCCGTACGAATTATAGATCCCGAGCTGGGCACGCTCGAGCGCGAGCATGTCCACGGTGGAGCGACACCGCGTCGGCGCGGTCTAACGAGACGTGAGTCCAACTCAG ATGCCAACGATAACGATCCGCTGGTGGTGAACACCGACAAGGGTCGCATCCGCGGGTTTACCGCCGAGGCACCGAGCGGCAAGAAGGTGGACGTGTGGCTCGGCATCCCGTACGCGCAACCGCCGGTCGGACCGCTGCGCTTCCGGCATCCGCGCCCGGCCGAGAAGTGGACCGGCGTGCTGAACACGACGACCCCGCCGAACAGCTGCGTGCAGATCGTGGACACCGTGTTCGGCGACTTTCCCGGTGCGACCATGTGGAACCCCAACACGCCGCTCTCCGAGGACTGCCTGTACATCAACGTGGTGGCCCCGCGGCCCCGCCCGAAGAATGCGGCCGTCATGCTGTGGATCTTCGGCGGCGGCTTCTACTCCGGCACGGCCACGCTCGACGTCTACGACCACCGGGCGCTGGCGTCCGAGGAGAACGTGATCGTCGTCTCGCTGCAGTATCGCGTCGCTAGCTTGGGCTTCCTCTTTCTCGGCACACCGGAAGCGCCCGGCAATGCGGGACTCTTCGATCAGAACCTCGCCCTACG ATGGGTCCGGGACAACATTCACAAGTTCGGTGGTGATCCCGCACGGGTGACACTGTTCGGCGAAAGTGCTGGTGCCGTGTCCGTGTCGCTGCATCTACTGTCCGCACTGTCGCGGGACCTTTTCCAGCGGGCCATCCTGCAGAGTGGTTCCCCGACGGCACCCTGGGCGCTTGTGTCTCGCGAGGAAGCAACTCTCCG AGCCATACGGTTGGCGGAAGCGGTTGGATGCCCGCACGATGCGAGCAAGCTGAGCGAAGCGGTCGAGTGTCTGCGCGGTAAGGACCCGCACGTGCTGGTCAACAACGAGTGGGGCACGCTCGGTATCTGCGAGTTCCCGTTCGTGCCGGTAGTGGACGGTGCGTTCCTGGACGAGACGCCGCAGCGGTCGCTCGCGAGCGGGCGCTTCAAGAAGACGGACATCCTCACCGGCAGCAACACGGAGGAGGGCTACTACTTCATCATCTACTACCTGACCGAGCTGCTGCGCAAGGAGGAGGGCGTGACCGTGTCGCGCGAGGAGTTCCTCCAGGCGGTCCGCGAGCTCAACCCGTACGTCAACGGGGCCGCCCGGCAGGCGATCGTGTTCGAGTACACCGACTGGACCGAGCCGGACAACCCGAACAGCAACCGGGACGCGCTGGACAAGATGGTCGGCGACTACCACTTCACGTGCAACGTCAACGAGTTCGCCCAGCGGTACGCCGAGGAGGGCAACAACGTCTACATGTACCTGTACACGCACCGGAGCAAAGGCAACCCGTGGCCGCGCTGGACCGGCGTCATGCACGGCGACGAGATCAACTACGTGTTCGGGGAGCCGCTCAATCCCACCCTCGGCTACACCGACGACGAGAAGGACTTCAGCCGGAAGATCATGCGATACTGGTCCAACTTCGCCAAGACAGG CAATCCCAATCCCAGCCAGCTCAGCACCGACTACCCCGAATGGCCCAAGCATACCGCCCACGGACGGCACTATCTGGAGCTCGGGCTCAACACGTCCTTCGTCGGGCGGGGCCCCCGGTTGAGGCAGTGTGCCTTCTGGAAGAAGTATCTACCCCAGCTAGTTGCAGCTACCT CTAACCTACAAGTGGCAACACCACCAAGTGCACCGTGCGAAAGTAGCGCCTTCCTCTACCGACCTGATCTGATCGTGCTGATAGTGTCGCTGCTTTCCGCTGCCGCATTCACCTACACACAATAA